Below is a window of Deltaproteobacteria bacterium DNA.
AGATTATGCCGACGGAACAATAACCAGGCAGGCATCTTTCCTGACGCTTGGCAGCCAACTGCTGCAGGAGAGGGACGGCAACGGCGTGCCGGTCCGGGATTACACATGGAGCGAGAGTGCCGCAACGGAGCGTCACACCCTCCTTGGACTCAGGCAAGGCGGCCAGAACTATTCCTATCTCCTCGACGGGCAGGGCAGGGTCAACGCCCTCCTTACTGACGGCCAGGCAGTGGCGGCGGCTTACAGCTTCGACCCGTTCGGCATCCCCACCGCCACCCCCGGCTCCCTCGACCAGCCATTCCGCACCTCCAATGCAGCCTTTGATGAGCGGGCCGGGCTTTACCTTTCCGATTCCGGGTTCTACCTGCCCGGTCCCGGCGTCCAGTTGTCGCGCAAGATCACGATGTGCCCTAAAGGTTTGAACTCGGGTGTGCAATTCCGGCCGATGGGCGACCTCCTTATGCGTCTTACAGGAGGTGTCCAATGAAACACACAGTGATAATTCTTCTGCTGGCGGTGGCTCTTCTAACGGCAGGCTTCGTTGACCCGGCCATTGCCGCCGATTACGCCACCAGTTATACCTATGATGAGTTCGGACGGCTCCTGTCGGTTAATATCAGTAATGGCGCATCGGTCGATTTCGCCTATGACGCCAACGGCAACCGGACGGTGGCCAGTATTTCCCCCGGCACGGTTTCTCCAACGGTAGTAACGACCGCCCCGGCCAACGGCGCCACAGGGGTCGCCACCCTGACCACAGTCAGCGCAACCCTGTCCAAAACGGTGGATCCGGTTACCGTAACCTCTGGAACCTTCTCCGTGAACGGCCCGGTCGGCACAGTCGCCGGGACAATCGGCGTAACTGACCTGGAGCTGGTATTCGTACCGACCTCACCGCTACAATACGGGGTCTCCTATACCGCGACCGTCACCACCGGTGTCAAGGACCTGGCCGGGAATCCGCTGTCGGCTCGGAAGGATTGGAGCTTCACCACGAGCGTGGTCCCCGACCTTACCCCGCCAACTGTCATCTCCACCTCCCCTGTGTCCGGCGCCTCCAATGTTCCGGTCTCGGCCTCAGTCAGTGCCATCTTCAGTGAGGCACTCGACCAGGCCAGTGTTACCACCTCAAGCTTCCAGGTGCTGAACGGCGCCTACGTTATCGACGGAACCGTTGCTTACAACGGGACGACGCAGACCGTCACCTTTACCCCCGACCCTCAACTTGACCCGGATGTCACGTATACAGCCGTGCTGCTCCCCACCATTGCCGACACGTCGGGCAACCGGCTGGCCGTAACCAAGGAATGGCAGTTTACCACAGCCT
It encodes the following:
- a CDS encoding Ig-like domain-containing protein — encoded protein: MKHTVIILLLAVALLTAGFVDPAIAADYATSYTYDEFGRLLSVNISNGASVDFAYDANGNRTVASISPGTVSPTVVTTAPANGATGVATLTTVSATLSKTVDPVTVTSGTFSVNGPVGTVAGTIGVTDLELVFVPTSPLQYGVSYTATVTTGVKDLAGNPLSARKDWSFTTSVVPDLTPPTVISTSPVSGASNVPVSASVSAIFSEALDQASVTTSSFQVLNGAYVIDGTVAYNGTTQTVTFTPDPQLDPDVTYTAVLLPTIADTSGNRLAVTKEWQFTTASGGTPVPPAVVVTTPVDEEINVPLRASVGVLFNKAMDTSTITSATFVLKKGTTTVPASVSYNPVQHRATLIASASLAPDTVYTATLTTGIKDVTGLALPSSVIWSFTTMASFTLTLADAILALQVIARMNPADIPDNYATSGADINGDGKIGLPEVIYILQKVAGMR